From Anaerohalosphaera lusitana, one genomic window encodes:
- a CDS encoding GDSL-type esterase/lipase family protein: MGDFGTTSDNAQNPLAETIRLACIGDSITFGAGIVEREVNSYPAQLQSMLGENWRVENFGVSGATALSKGDLPYIDQSEYERSLKFEPDAAVIALGTNDTKPWNWQHRADFINDYRKLVNSYRVKNPNIRIWICRPVPAFGDDGDIKGSLVKDYLPGLIKRVSELTSVPVIDLYTPLKDKPQYFPDTVHPNAEGARVIAAQVWSFLVEAPTEAG; the protein is encoded by the coding sequence TTGGGTGATTTTGGAACGACATCTGATAATGCTCAAAATCCATTAGCCGAAACAATCAGGCTGGCGTGTATCGGCGACAGCATCACCTTCGGAGCGGGTATAGTTGAACGTGAAGTCAACAGCTACCCCGCGCAACTGCAGTCCATGCTCGGCGAAAACTGGCGAGTCGAGAACTTCGGTGTCTCGGGAGCGACGGCACTAAGCAAAGGCGATCTGCCGTACATAGACCAGTCCGAATACGAGCGATCACTTAAATTCGAACCAGATGCAGCCGTCATCGCTTTGGGAACCAACGACACGAAACCCTGGAACTGGCAGCACAGAGCGGATTTCATCAACGATTACCGCAAGCTCGTCAACTCCTATCGCGTCAAAAACCCCAATATCCGAATATGGATATGCCGACCGGTGCCGGCCTTTGGCGACGACGGTGACATAAAGGGCTCGCTGGTAAAGGATTATCTGCCGGGCCTGATAAAGCGGGTATCGGAGCTTACTTCTGTACCAGTTATCGACCTTTACACACCATTGAAAGACAAACCTCAGTATTTTCCCGACACGGTGCACCCAAACGCCGAAGGCGCCCGGGTAATAGCCGCACAGGTATGGTCTTTCCTTGTTGAAGCACCGACCGAAGCTGGGTAG
- the rlmN gene encoding 23S rRNA (adenine(2503)-C(2))-methyltransferase RlmN, whose translation MDKDLKNKTLEELEQLLPELGGKKYHAKYIFSFIHTKDAAGIDEITPLSKDLRAKLKDSGYFISRLNLVEKFIDPDGTVKFLFEMADGARVESVLMKHRDRQTVCISTQAGCRMGCAFCATGKLKFNRNLTAGEIVDQVNRVAEEEGTVNNVVFMGMGEPLDNYDNSMRALHILNHHAGKCIAQRRLTISTCGIPSAIERFADEELQVHLSISLHAADDETRAKIMRIGGKYKLHELLASVRKYQARTRRRVMFAYCMIKGVNDSDQDAARVIKLLKGLNANVNLIEYNPHPGCDFQASDRNRIGRFMDLLMKAGIETTVRYKRGEDIKAACGQLGATWLDKKRSGDTSGS comes from the coding sequence ATGGATAAAGATCTCAAAAACAAGACGCTTGAAGAGCTGGAACAGTTGCTCCCCGAGCTGGGCGGCAAGAAGTACCACGCAAAGTACATCTTTTCGTTCATTCACACTAAAGATGCGGCCGGCATAGACGAGATCACCCCCCTTTCCAAGGATCTGCGGGCGAAACTGAAAGATTCCGGCTATTTTATTTCACGGCTGAATCTGGTCGAGAAATTCATCGACCCGGACGGCACGGTCAAGTTCCTCTTCGAGATGGCAGACGGCGCGAGGGTAGAATCGGTGCTGATGAAGCACCGCGACCGCCAAACGGTGTGCATTTCCACTCAGGCGGGCTGTCGGATGGGCTGTGCGTTTTGCGCGACGGGAAAACTGAAGTTCAACCGCAACCTGACCGCGGGCGAGATCGTGGATCAGGTCAACCGGGTTGCAGAGGAAGAGGGCACGGTCAATAACGTGGTATTCATGGGTATGGGCGAGCCGCTGGACAATTACGATAACTCCATGCGGGCACTGCACATACTGAATCACCATGCGGGCAAATGCATCGCCCAGCGACGGCTGACCATCAGCACGTGCGGCATACCGTCGGCGATCGAACGATTCGCGGATGAAGAGCTGCAGGTGCATCTGTCGATCTCGCTGCATGCGGCTGACGACGAGACCCGCGCAAAGATAATGCGGATCGGCGGCAAATACAAGCTGCACGAACTGCTGGCGAGTGTGCGAAAGTACCAGGCCAGAACCCGCAGGCGTGTAATGTTTGCATACTGCATGATCAAGGGCGTGAACGACTCCGACCAGGACGCCGCCCGGGTAATAAAGCTGCTCAAGGGCCTTAACGCCAACGTCAACCTGATCGAGTACAATCCGCACCCCGGCTGTGACTTCCAGGCGAGCGATCGTAACCGCATCGGACGGTTCATGGACCTGCTGATGAAGGCGGGCATCGAAACGACCGTCCGCTATAAACGAGGCGAAGACATAAAAGCCGCCTGCGGACAGCTCGGCGCGACCTGGCTGGATAAAAAAAGGTCAGGGGACACCAGCGGCTCATAA
- a CDS encoding zf-TFIIB domain-containing protein produces the protein MQCPVCSNGLKKVNVEGIELDVCDGGCGGIWFDSRELDKVDNAREAAGEQLLDIQRKVNISADQRGKIKCPRCMDITMMKHFYSVNQSVEVDECGGCGGFWLDYGELGQIRDQYETEEEKKAAAKAYFDEVFGEKLAKMRVEEEAKQAKARKIASFFRFICPSWYVPGKQKWGAF, from the coding sequence ATGCAATGTCCCGTGTGCAGCAATGGATTAAAGAAAGTTAATGTCGAGGGTATCGAGCTGGATGTATGCGACGGAGGCTGCGGCGGAATATGGTTCGACAGCCGCGAACTTGATAAGGTAGACAATGCGAGAGAGGCCGCGGGCGAACAACTGCTCGATATCCAGCGAAAAGTCAATATTTCCGCCGACCAGAGGGGCAAAATAAAGTGCCCGCGATGCATGGATATCACCATGATGAAGCATTTTTACAGCGTAAATCAGTCCGTTGAGGTGGATGAGTGCGGCGGATGCGGTGGATTCTGGCTGGATTATGGTGAGCTGGGCCAGATACGCGACCAGTATGAGACTGAAGAGGAGAAAAAAGCGGCCGCGAAGGCGTATTTTGATGAGGTATTCGGCGAAAAACTGGCTAAAATGCGGGTCGAAGAGGAGGCAAAGCAGGCCAAGGCCAGGAAAATCGCAAGTTTTTTCCGTTTCATCTGCCCCAGTTGGTACGTGCCGGGCAAGCAGAAATGGGGCGCTTTCTAG
- the trkA gene encoding Trk system potassium transporter TrkA, with product MRVIIAGAGEVGTYIAERIAEEQHDVTVIEIDMDRAEELSNTLDVHVVCGSASSIEVLKKAGVEKCHLFLSLTSDEEVNIVSASVARKLGSDKTIARVDNPVFRQYPKFSYQNHFGIDEMFSPKMFAALEIASFIRNPGLLAVEYFAQGTVVMRPVKIDESSRYIEKKLIDLNIPSDVRIACVTRGTELIIPAGDTILKADDNIILIGETEKVSEFQKKFKSGKTNARRVVMLGGGRIAKSLARRLKPSDFRLTIIEQNAARCETLAHELPSATILQGDGTKLDLLMEEHVDTADFFIPTTDYDEVNIMSALQVKNLGAKKAIVLIHRPDFVHLIEDLGIDHAVSPRAIMAREVLTMLKKGKERSLADMGAGDAEILELHFKNEKLTGSELKDITLPENSLILLIKRSDKVIVPSGDTKLEQNDVLLIICRWRDSKKLMRLFGE from the coding sequence GTGAGAGTCATAATCGCTGGAGCAGGCGAGGTTGGCACATACATCGCCGAGCGAATAGCAGAAGAGCAGCATGACGTTACGGTCATAGAGATCGATATGGACCGGGCCGAAGAGTTGTCAAACACTCTCGACGTTCATGTTGTGTGCGGCAGCGCATCTTCGATCGAGGTACTCAAAAAGGCCGGCGTGGAAAAGTGTCATCTCTTTCTTTCGCTTACCTCCGATGAAGAGGTCAACATCGTTTCCGCATCAGTCGCTCGAAAACTGGGATCCGATAAAACGATAGCAAGAGTAGATAACCCTGTTTTTAGACAGTATCCAAAGTTTTCATACCAGAACCATTTCGGGATCGACGAAATGTTCAGCCCGAAAATGTTCGCGGCCCTTGAAATTGCGTCCTTCATCAGGAACCCGGGCCTGCTCGCTGTGGAGTATTTTGCCCAGGGCACAGTTGTCATGAGGCCGGTGAAGATCGACGAGAGTTCGCGCTATATCGAAAAGAAACTTATCGATCTGAATATCCCCAGTGACGTACGGATCGCATGCGTAACCAGGGGAACCGAGTTGATAATCCCTGCCGGCGATACGATCCTCAAGGCAGATGACAATATAATCCTTATCGGTGAGACCGAAAAGGTCAGCGAATTCCAGAAGAAGTTCAAATCCGGAAAAACAAACGCCCGCAGGGTCGTCATGCTCGGCGGCGGCCGGATCGCCAAGAGTTTGGCGCGGCGATTAAAACCGAGCGATTTCCGCCTGACCATTATCGAACAGAATGCTGCGAGGTGTGAGACCCTGGCGCACGAACTGCCTTCGGCGACTATATTGCAAGGTGACGGCACTAAGCTGGACCTTTTAATGGAAGAGCACGTCGATACGGCAGACTTCTTCATACCCACAACCGATTACGACGAAGTCAACATCATGAGTGCCCTGCAGGTAAAAAATCTCGGCGCGAAAAAGGCAATCGTATTGATCCATCGGCCTGATTTCGTGCATTTGATCGAGGATCTTGGGATCGATCATGCCGTCAGTCCACGCGCGATCATGGCAAGGGAAGTGCTGACGATGCTCAAAAAGGGTAAGGAACGTTCACTGGCGGATATGGGAGCGGGCGATGCAGAGATACTAGAGCTGCACTTCAAAAATGAGAAACTCACGGGCAGCGAGCTTAAGGACATAACTTTGCCCGAAAACAGTCTGATACTGCTGATAAAGCGCAGCGACAAGGTCATCGTCCCAAGCGGCGACACGAAACTGGAGCAGAATGATGTGCTTCTGATAATCTGCAGATGGCGTGACAGCAAAAAACTGATGCGTCTTTTTGGAGAATAA
- a CDS encoding sulfatase — MQRREFLIKSAFSLGAIGSFSTILENARAASEGKPKRPNILFCIWDDASFPHMGAYGCGWVKTPAFDRVAEEGILFNRAYTPNAKCAPSRACVLTGRNSWQLEEAANHWPNFPAKFKVFTEVLSENDYFVGCTGKGWAPGNSGKIDGKRRQLTGKSYRKRRLEPPARGISKLDYAANFADFYNDKPEDQPFCFWYGAYEPHRGYEYRSGVEKGGKKLDQIEKVPGFWPDDERVRADMLDYAYEIEHADNHLASILKMLEEKGELDNTIVVVTADNGMPFPRCKGQEYEYSNHMPMAAMWKNGNPRAGRVVNDFVSFIDLAPTFLEAAGIAPAQSGMQPIQGKSLMNILTSSRNGLVEKERDHVLIGKERHDLGRPHNWGYPIRGIVKGDYLYIHNFETDRWPVGNPETGYRNCDASPTMSVVLGTNSGYSRAKRYWDMSFGKRPADELYNISEDPECIKNLARDKEHTDLKEKLKTQLFNELKEQKDPRMFGNGHVFDEYEYIRASDDWYEKTVNRNINSW; from the coding sequence ATGCAAAGACGCGAGTTTCTCATCAAATCGGCTTTTTCACTCGGTGCGATCGGCTCGTTTTCAACAATCCTTGAAAATGCTCGTGCCGCTTCTGAAGGAAAACCAAAACGCCCGAATATTCTGTTCTGTATTTGGGACGACGCGTCTTTTCCGCATATGGGTGCGTACGGCTGTGGCTGGGTCAAGACGCCCGCATTCGACCGCGTGGCTGAGGAAGGCATACTTTTCAATCGGGCCTATACGCCTAATGCGAAGTGTGCGCCTTCGCGGGCCTGCGTACTTACGGGCCGAAATTCATGGCAGCTCGAAGAAGCCGCGAACCACTGGCCCAACTTCCCGGCAAAGTTCAAGGTGTTTACCGAAGTGCTCAGCGAAAACGACTACTTCGTCGGCTGCACGGGCAAGGGATGGGCACCTGGTAATTCGGGCAAGATCGACGGCAAGCGCAGGCAGCTCACCGGCAAATCTTATCGCAAAAGAAGGCTGGAGCCGCCAGCCAGGGGCATCAGCAAACTCGATTACGCCGCAAACTTCGCCGACTTTTATAACGACAAGCCCGAAGATCAGCCCTTCTGCTTCTGGTACGGTGCATATGAACCGCATCGCGGTTATGAATACCGCAGCGGCGTAGAAAAAGGCGGCAAGAAGCTTGATCAGATCGAGAAGGTCCCGGGCTTCTGGCCCGATGACGAACGTGTGCGCGCAGATATGCTTGACTATGCATATGAGATCGAACATGCGGACAACCACCTGGCCAGTATTCTCAAGATGCTGGAAGAAAAGGGCGAGCTCGACAACACGATCGTTGTGGTTACAGCCGACAACGGCATGCCCTTCCCGCGGTGCAAGGGGCAGGAATACGAGTATTCCAATCACATGCCCATGGCAGCTATGTGGAAGAACGGCAATCCACGGGCCGGGCGGGTAGTTAACGATTTCGTAAGCTTCATCGATCTTGCGCCGACGTTTTTGGAGGCAGCGGGGATCGCCCCGGCCCAGTCTGGCATGCAGCCGATACAGGGCAAAAGCCTGATGAACATATTGACATCTTCCAGGAACGGCCTGGTCGAAAAGGAACGCGACCACGTACTCATCGGCAAGGAACGGCACGATCTTGGCAGGCCGCACAACTGGGGCTATCCAATCCGCGGGATCGTCAAGGGCGATTATCTTTACATCCACAACTTCGAGACAGACCGCTGGCCGGTCGGCAATCCCGAGACCGGCTACCGCAACTGCGATGCAAGCCCTACCATGAGCGTTGTGCTTGGGACCAACAGCGGCTACTCGCGAGCCAAAAGGTACTGGGACATGTCGTTCGGCAAACGCCCGGCCGATGAACTTTACAACATCAGCGAGGATCCCGAATGCATTAAGAACCTCGCGCGGGACAAAGAGCATACGGACCTGAAGGAAAAACTCAAAACACAGCTTTTCAACGAGCTGAAGGAACAGAAGGACCCGCGTATGTTCGGCAACGGACATGTCTTCGACGAATACGAATATATACGCGCATCCGACGACTGGTACGAAAAGACAGTTAACAGGAACATCAATTCATGGTAG
- a CDS encoding TrkH family potassium uptake protein has translation MNYKVVFKQLGVLVFLVGACMSTSLIWAFLDRKEEDFGQIASAFLLSIFICIGIGLILNFRRTQTKKMYRKEAIAVVSIGWFLCGILGALPYIFSGVLAPLYDGWFSICSAAVFESISGFTTTGASIFPEPESLPRAILFWRSLTHWLGGMGIIVLFVAILGEAGSGAKHMVISEVPGLPDEAPRPRIRSAAMLLWNIYVAISVAEVIALNLQGMSIFESLCHTFGTMATGGFSTLNGSIGQYNNLGYEITIIVFMLLAGTSFNLYAILLGGGWRRVLSNREFQIYLLIVLCAVILLTTDIILDGPEEYTAGKALQDSSFQAVSIMTTTGYGTADFDRWPDFSRWLLVLLMFVGGCAGSTGGGLKVIRVVLFFKILSLEIASVFRPRAVKTLKIGDRPVDKSVRQNVTAYLGLVLVIFFLSTLILFILHNDYCMQKEDRINIETAFSSVAATLNNIGPGLAMVGPTENYAFFSAPAKLFFSLLMILGRLEVMVILCMFMPSFWKKE, from the coding sequence TTGAATTACAAAGTAGTATTCAAACAACTCGGAGTGCTGGTTTTCCTGGTGGGCGCATGCATGAGCACAAGCCTGATCTGGGCGTTCCTGGACCGCAAGGAGGAGGACTTCGGCCAGATCGCTTCAGCATTTCTGCTGTCTATCTTCATTTGTATCGGTATCGGGCTAATTCTGAATTTCAGGCGGACGCAGACGAAAAAGATGTACCGCAAGGAAGCGATCGCGGTGGTGTCCATCGGATGGTTTCTGTGCGGGATTCTGGGCGCACTGCCTTATATTTTCTCGGGCGTGCTCGCGCCGCTGTATGACGGCTGGTTCAGCATCTGCAGCGCCGCGGTTTTCGAAAGTATCAGCGGATTTACGACTACCGGTGCAAGCATATTCCCGGAACCCGAGAGCCTGCCCCGCGCGATCCTTTTCTGGCGCAGTCTGACGCACTGGCTCGGAGGTATGGGTATTATCGTGCTGTTCGTGGCGATCCTGGGCGAGGCCGGCTCCGGTGCCAAACACATGGTGATCTCTGAAGTGCCGGGCCTGCCGGACGAAGCACCGAGACCGAGAATACGCTCGGCCGCAATGCTTCTGTGGAACATATATGTTGCGATCTCGGTCGCCGAGGTGATCGCTCTGAATCTGCAGGGCATGAGCATCTTTGAATCCCTGTGTCACACCTTCGGCACTATGGCAACGGGAGGATTCAGCACGCTCAACGGCAGCATAGGCCAGTACAACAACCTCGGCTACGAAATTACGATAATTGTTTTCATGCTGCTGGCCGGCACGAGTTTCAATCTTTACGCGATACTGCTGGGCGGCGGATGGCGAAGGGTGCTCAGTAATCGCGAGTTCCAGATTTACCTCTTGATCGTTCTTTGTGCAGTGATCCTGCTGACGACCGACATAATTCTCGACGGGCCCGAGGAATACACCGCAGGCAAAGCTCTGCAGGATTCGAGCTTTCAGGCGGTTTCCATTATGACAACCACCGGATACGGGACGGCTGATTTTGACCGCTGGCCCGATTTTTCGCGATGGCTGCTGGTTCTTTTAATGTTCGTGGGCGGCTGTGCGGGCTCGACCGGCGGCGGGCTGAAAGTGATCCGCGTGGTTCTGTTCTTCAAGATACTCTCTCTGGAGATAGCGAGCGTCTTCCGCCCCCGTGCGGTAAAAACGCTGAAGATAGGCGACAGGCCGGTGGACAAAAGTGTCAGGCAAAACGTAACCGCGTATCTTGGGCTGGTGCTGGTAATATTCTTCCTATCGACGCTGATCCTTTTTATCCTGCACAATGATTATTGCATGCAGAAAGAGGATCGCATCAATATCGAAACCGCTTTCAGCTCGGTAGCAGCTACGCTGAACAACATCGGCCCGGGTCTGGCAATGGTGGGTCCGACCGAAAATTACGCATTTTTCTCAGCACCTGCCAAATTGTTCTTTTCGCTGCTGATGATACTGGGACGGCTGGAGGTCATGGTAATACTGTGCATGTTCATGCCGTCCTTCTGGAAGAAGGAATAG
- a CDS encoding GDSL-type esterase/lipase family protein yields the protein MRNVLMSLVLAVIVFGSGCTANKCRPVDTGKFDRPVRVACVGDSITFGSGISNRNVNSYPAQLGDMLGDKWDVKNFGVSGATLLQKGDKPYWVQAAYQQSLNFKPDVVVIMLGTNDTKPQNWKHADQYVPDFKKLIDNYRRVNPDARIWICKPVPAFPGRWGIRESVIKDEMLHMVDEIAEEKNVCEIDLHETLTGKGDLFPDTVHPNAEGARVMAQEVRTALTGS from the coding sequence ATGCGTAATGTTCTGATGAGTCTGGTTCTGGCAGTTATTGTATTCGGCAGCGGTTGTACGGCAAACAAGTGCAGGCCGGTGGATACCGGCAAATTCGACAGGCCGGTACGCGTGGCGTGCGTGGGAGACAGTATTACGTTCGGTTCGGGCATCAGCAACCGCAACGTCAACAGCTACCCGGCTCAGCTTGGTGATATGCTCGGGGACAAGTGGGATGTGAAAAACTTCGGCGTAAGCGGGGCAACCCTGCTGCAGAAAGGCGACAAGCCTTACTGGGTACAGGCGGCTTATCAGCAGTCACTCAATTTCAAGCCTGATGTAGTCGTTATTATGCTCGGAACAAACGACACGAAACCACAGAACTGGAAACATGCCGACCAGTACGTTCCGGATTTCAAGAAGCTTATCGACAATTATCGACGTGTAAACCCGGACGCACGTATCTGGATATGTAAACCTGTACCGGCGTTTCCTGGCAGGTGGGGCATCCGCGAAAGTGTCATAAAGGACGAGATGCTGCACATGGTCGATGAAATAGCAGAAGAAAAAAATGTCTGCGAGATCGACCTGCACGAGACACTGACCGGCAAGGGTGACCTGTTCCCGGATACGGTGCACCCGAACGCAGAAGGTGCCAGGGTAATGGCACAGGAAGTGCGGACCGCGTTGACCGGATCCTGA
- a CDS encoding FKBP-type peptidyl-prolyl cis-trans isomerase, translating into MSQAKKGDQVKVHYTGKLDDGTVFDSSEGRDPLDFELGAGQVIPGFEQGTEGMEPGESKTIKIECKDAYGERREEMVQKVSKQELPDDVDPQIGQQYRVPLQNGGSVVVTVSEVTDEDVTLDANHPLAGKNLTFDIELVEIGE; encoded by the coding sequence ATGTCTCAAGCTAAAAAAGGCGACCAGGTTAAGGTGCACTACACTGGAAAGCTTGATGATGGAACAGTATTCGACAGCAGCGAAGGCAGAGATCCGCTGGATTTCGAACTCGGTGCGGGCCAGGTGATCCCGGGCTTTGAGCAGGGAACAGAAGGAATGGAGCCGGGCGAAAGCAAGACCATCAAGATTGAATGCAAAGATGCCTACGGCGAACGCCGGGAGGAAATGGTCCAGAAGGTCAGCAAGCAGGAACTGCCCGATGACGTCGATCCGCAGATAGGCCAGCAGTACCGCGTACCGCTGCAGAACGGCGGTTCGGTTGTCGTGACCGTCAGCGAAGTGACAGACGAAGACGTCACACTTGATGCAAACCACCCGCTGGCTGGTAAGAATCTCACCTTCGACATCGAACTGGTCGAAATAGGCGAATAA